CCGCACCGGCCGTGATGATCGCCCCCTGCAGGAACAGAAGTCTGGATTCCCAGCCCACCATTCCCTCGAGCAACGGCGCGGCAGCGAGAATCGCCACCGCCGGAGCGAGCATCGAGAACGGCGCGCCCTGCACGATCGGATAGCGGTTGCCGAACGTGGTCTGGGCCAGCGTCGCCACCCCGCTGACGACGAAGAACGTGCCGATGAACTTCGCCTGCGCCGACGCGGGCATCCCTTCGCCCAAGAAGCTGATCAGGATGAGCGGAACGGCGATGTTCGCCCCGATCATCGTCAGGTAGTGCTGAACCCCGAGCAGGATCGACCGTCTCAGCGGGGGCCGATCCTCGATCCCGTATTTGACGAGTGCGTCTGACTCGCTGTCTCCCATCTCTGTCCACCGGGTGGACCCACCAGTAGGAAAAAGCGTCGAAGCACCGCCGCTGAGCGATATAAACGACTATTAGGAATGCGGTAGATGTCTGGGGTATGCGAACGCGACACTCACACGTCGAGGAGTGGGCGTCGCTGCTAGACGCAACTGTCCCGGACGAGACGCGCGACCGCTGTCCGGACGACCGGGCGTCGTGAGCGGCTCCGCCGACGGACCGTCCAGCCGGCGGCGCTCGCCCGCGTCTTTTTTCGGCATCGACGTCGAACGGTCACACATGAGCGACTTCGACGAGGAAGCCGAACGCGAACGGCTGCGCGAGCAGTACGAGCGCGAGGAGGAGCGACGCGAGGCGACCGAGCGCATGAGTGAACTCCTGTTGAAGGGCGCGACGATGACGAACGTCCACTGTGAGACGTGCGGCGACCCGATCTTCCGCTACGAGGGCCAGCTGTTCTGCCCGACCTGCGAGGAAGTCGTCGACGAGAACGGCACGAAAGTCGGCGACAGCGCCGACGCGGACGAGTCGGGGGCCGAATCGGAGTCGGAGTCCGAGGCGGAGCCGGCCGAGCCCGAACCCGAATCGACTGTCGAGTCCGGGTCGGAAGCCGAGTCTGAACCGGCGACTGCGTCGGGGGAGGATGTTCCGGACACCGACAGCGCGGAGGCCGCGGACGAGACTTCGCCCCGGGAGTCGGAGTTGCCCGAGCGCCGCGAACAGCCGGGCGTCCCCGACCGCGACCGGAGTCCCGGCGAGGAGCTGCGCCGTCCGGATCCGCCGGCTCGTCGCGAGGAGTTCGAACGCGAGGCGAGCGACGAGCGCGACGACCTCCAGCAGGCGAAAGCGTCGCTGCGCCGGAGCCTCCTTCGGTTTGCCCGCGAGGCCGAGCGCGCCGACGACCCGCGACGCGCCCGCGAGTCGCTGGAGGCCGCCGGCGAGGCCGCCGACGCGCTGGTCACTGTCTCCGAACTGCGGTGATACGCAACGGGCGACTGTCGCGGCCGCGCGTCCATCGCGTTGCCGGTTTCGGATATCCTAATTTTGAATAATTGGACAGCCGCTACGCGAATCAATGTGTGTGGCAAAAGTCAATCACGGCTGTCGTCACAGATACAAGCATCGAGGTCCGGCATAGAAGCACGTATATGTGAAGGCGACAAATTCTCCCACACTGAAACCATGGGCTCCGAGAGTATTTCGGATGAATCATATGGGACGACCATGGCGGACGGACCGCCGATCACCGCGACGCTGGCGGTCGAACCCCCGCCGGAGGCCGACTGCGTCGTTGTGAGCGCGACCGATGACGTCGACATTCAGGACCACAACCTCACGTTCTCGCGGTCCACTGGAAACGGCGACCTCGAGGACGGCACGTGCAATACCAAAGTCGTCGAGGAGGAGGAGGGGGTGTTCTCCGATCGGTACGTCCGCTC
This window of the Halapricum desulfuricans genome carries:
- a CDS encoding Sjogren's syndrome/scleroderma autoantigen 1 family protein — protein: MSDFDEEAERERLREQYEREEERREATERMSELLLKGATMTNVHCETCGDPIFRYEGQLFCPTCEEVVDENGTKVGDSADADESGAESESESEAEPAEPEPESTVESGSEAESEPATASGEDVPDTDSAEAADETSPRESELPERREQPGVPDRDRSPGEELRRPDPPARREEFEREASDERDDLQQAKASLRRSLLRFAREAERADDPRRARESLEAAGEAADALVTVSELR